A single Oncorhynchus nerka isolate Pitt River linkage group LG10, Oner_Uvic_2.0, whole genome shotgun sequence DNA region contains:
- the zmp:0000001268 gene encoding CYTL1 domain-containing protein — protein sequence MAILGHTLLALSLVALVLCYPNPPTCYTKVLSMARDLTHQAAMIKMEPETRRCMAHIPHLYLDVHNACIMPKMRQYVFLVDGLRELRCAYTRKVRVVGLEVRQLHMIMSQRCHGELVFTTDDCAALDRPPMSWSRK from the exons ATGGCCATTTTAGGACACACACTACTAGCACTTTCACTGGTAGCACTGGTCCTATGCTACCCTAACCCACCGACATGCTACACTAAGGTTTTGAGTATGGCTCGAGACCTCACCCATCAGGCAGCGATGATCAAGATGGAACCTGAAACT AGGCGTTGCATGGCGCACATCCCACATCTCTACCTAGATGTGCAT AACGCTTGCATCATGCCGAAGATGAGGCAGTACGTCTTTCTGGTGGACGGCTTGCGTGAACTGCGCTGTGCTTACACCAGGAAAGTGCGGGTGGTGGGTCTTGAGGTCAGGCAACTGCACATGATCATGTCCCAGAGGTGTCACGGG GAGCTGGTGTTCACCACTGATGACTGTGCAGCCTTGGACCGCCCGCCGATGAGCTGGAGCCGGAAATGA